Proteins encoded by one window of Salvelinus fontinalis isolate EN_2023a unplaced genomic scaffold, ASM2944872v1 scaffold_1377, whole genome shotgun sequence:
- the LOC129849184 gene encoding low affinity immunoglobulin gamma Fc region receptor III-A-like: MDPQPSVSLKIRPNRTQHFTSTSLSLSCEEKRNSTGWRLKRYREKAVESGFVSNWGSRAGSTCTIRSTRKKDSGVYWCESGSGEYSNAVNITVAVGPLILESPPYPITEGESVTLSCKNRYQETNPNPKVDFYKDGVLIRNETTGEMTIPVVSKSDEGSYKCKSNEGESPESWVTVRGEKTITIT, translated from the exons ATGG ATCCGCAACCATCAGTGTCTCTCAAAATAAGACCCAACAGAACTCAACACTTTACATCAACGTCTCTCTCACTAAGCTGTGAGGAGAAGAGGAACTCTACTGGATGGAGActgaagagatacagagagaaagcagTGGAGTCAGGGTTTGTCTCTAACTGGGGATCAAGAGCAGGGTCCACATGTACCATCAGATCGACACGTAAAAAGGACAGTGGAGTGTACTGGTGTGAGTCTGGATCAGGAGAGTACAGTAATGCTGTCAACATTACAGTGGCTG TTGGCCCTCTGATCCTGGAGAGCCCTCCCTATCCCATAACTGAGGGAGAGTCTGTGACTCTCAGCTGTAAAAATAGATATCAGGAAACAAACCCGAACCCCAAGGTTGATTTCTACAAAGATGGAGTTCTCATCAGGAATGAGACCACAGGAGAGATGACCATCCCTGTAGTTTCCAAGTCAGATGAAGGCTCCTACAAGTGTAAATCTAATGAAGGAGAATCACCAGAGAGCTGGGTGACAGTGAGAGGTGAAAAAACTATTACAATCACATGA
- the LOC129849186 gene encoding natural killer cell receptor 2B4-like: MSGDPISCFSKQGILLLLLSNLHYGVDVPLIINKRVGDSVELLAGKENGHLKSLVWKYMGKEIAEFNSEVVYSPGSQFEGRLKMNTKNFSLTVRELTLQDSGDFLLTGDGDKGQIDSKTITLKVHEPISKVAIQTDIKLLANHSCTVRLVCNVSCYHNITYTWERDNEIYGDTQQIHFSLSPAERNISVKCNASNLVSWKAAFETVKCSGDTTTPEYVTGLASYAIYIGVSVGGAVVLILTVAVAVCYCRGRSNTEDLTDNTIYADIMINTRSRDTISNSQVNPISIYETVNDLVIPRLNKPQTLYDKIAFGRPEGPPCPYQKVL, encoded by the exons ATGTCTGGTGATCCCATCTCCTGCTTCTCCAAACAGGGAATACTACTTCTCCTACTCTCCAACCTCCACTATG GTGTAGATGTTCCTCTGATCATCAACAAGAGAGTGGGGGACTCCGTGGAGCTGCTGGCAGGCAAAGAGAATGGACATTTGAAATCCTTGGTGTGGAAGTATATGGGAAAGGAGATTGCAGAATTCAACTCAGAAGTTGTATATTCACCTGGATCCCAGTTTGAGGGGAGACTAAAGATGAACACCAAAAACTTCAGTTTAACAGTCAGAGAACTGACACTGCAAGACTCAGGGGATTTTCTACTTACAGGTGATGGGGACAAAGGTCAGATTGACAGTAAGACCATCACTCTGAAGGTCCACG AACCTATATCCAAGGTGGCGATCCAGACAGACATCAAGCTATTGGCCAACCACTCCTGTACGGTACGGCTGGTGTGCAACGTGTCCTGCTACCACAACATTACTTACACCtgggagagagacaatgagatcTACGGGGACACCCAGCAGattcacttctctctctcaccagcaGAGAGAAACATCAGTGTAAAGTGCAACGCCTccaacctagtcagttggaaagctGCCTTTGAGACAGTAAAGTGTAGTGGTGACACAACCACCCCAG AATATGTGACAGGACTGGCGTCGTATGCCATCTACATCGGAGTATCAGTGGGAGGTGCTGTGGTGCTGATCCTCACTGTAGCTGTGGCAGTGTGCTACTGCAGGGGCCGAAGTAACACAG AAGATCTAACTGACAACACAATATATGCTGATATTATGATCAACACAAGAAGTAGAGAT acaatatcAAACAGTCAGGTAAACCCAATATCCATCTATGAAACTGTCAATGATCTGGTTATCCCAAGATTGAACAAG CCGCAGACTCTGTATGACAAGATCGCATTTGGACGCCCAGAAGGCCCCCCTTGTCCCTACCAGAAAGTACTGTGA
- the LOC129849182 gene encoding leukocyte immunoglobulin-like receptor subfamily A member 6 has protein sequence MYTWYKDNTKKVVTLSSRHTTTGATFTISRAAESDQSLYWCQGEIQSRSISSIISDPVTITVKALPTASVKASPRGPLYSGETVTLQCDIDYRDWTYLWHRDNQHLPIPTSKTTTISLPDQAGQYQSLPKAYLTITPNPAYNGETVTLTCSVGSDSGWRYTWYKDNTKKVVTLPGRHTTTGVTFTISRAAESDQGLYWCQGEIQSRSISSIISDPVTITVKERPVAVLTLQPNWSQIFSGETVTLRCDIQGEEEIEYAFYNSGTSVYTKTEPEYRISPAKNGLCTCEGLQKTNGLKHSQTSNAIQLTVLGKSVFMGLQEKDRRYEVK, from the exons ATGTATACATGGTACAAAGACAACACTAAGAAAGTAGTGACCTTGTCTagcagacacactacaacaggaGCCACATTCACCATCAGTAGAGCTGCTGAGTCTGACCAGAGTCTCTACTGGTGTCAGGGAGAGATCCAGTCCAGATCCATATCATCAATCATCAGTGATCCTGTCACTATCACTGTGAAAG CTCTGCCCACGGCCTCAGTGAAAGCCTCTCCACGGGGTCCCCTCTATTCTGGAGAGACAGTCACTCTGCAGTGTGACATAGACTACAGAGACTGGACGTACCTCTGGCACAGAGACAACCAACATCTTCCCATTCCGACCAGTAAGaccaccaccatctctctccctgaccaGGCTGGTCAGTACCAGT CCCTGCCCAAAGCTTACCTGACCATAACACCAAACCCTGCATACAATGGAGAGACAGTAACTCTGACGTGTTCAGTGGGGTCTGACAGTGGCTGGAGGTATACATGGTACAAAGACAACACTAAGAAAGTAGTGACCTTGCCTGGCAGACACACAACAACAGGAGTCACCTTCACCATCAGTAGAGCTGCTGAGTCTGACCAGGGTCTCTACTGGTGTCAGGGAGAGATCCAGTCCAGATCCATATCATCAATCATCAGTGATCCTGTCACTATCACTGTGAAAG AGAGACCTGTGGCTGTTCTGACCCTCCAACCCAACTGGTCCCAGATATTCAGTGGGGAGACTGTCACTCTCAGATGTGACATACAGGGGGAAGAAGAGATTGAGTATGCTTTTTATAACAGTGGGACGTCAGTCTACACCAAAACAGAGCCTGAGTACAGAATCAGTCCTGCAAAGAATGGTCTATGTACCTGTGAAGGTCTTCAGAAAACAAATGGGTTAAAACACTCCCAGACAAGTAATGCTATACAATTGACCGTGTTAGGTAAGTCTGTTTTTATGGGGTTGCAAGAGAAAGACAGAAGATATGAGGTCAAATAG